DNA from Leptospira bandrabouensis:
AATCGCGAGGGTTTAAAAATTGAAAATTTTCCGGACAAATTACATGGCTATAATTTTTGCCATCGGCATGTCTAGCTTCGTGTAACAACACTAAGACACGATCCAATCGATTCAAACTGAAGAACGCGCGACCAAGTAATACTTCACCATCTTGGTACATAGCTATGTAATCTCCGGTAGAACCGTAAGAATATTTGTTAATTCGAGATTGGATCCAACGAGAAACTTTTTTCCCGGAAAAACTAAATTTAAAAATGGATTCAAATTGGGAGAGACGGTTGTAAGTAGACTTGTCGATTTTGATTCGTTTGGGTTCTAGGGATTCCAAGTAGGAAAACGATTCTTTTAAAACTTTGGATTGTTTTACGTTTAACTTAGATTCATCGGAGTACAGTTCTACTCCTGAAAAACAATAAAAAACAAAAATAACAAAACTTGTTTTAAACGAATAAAGTTCAAAAAGTGGCTTGGAGTCCACCATAGTAAAACCTGGGACGAATAGGATTGTAAGTAAGCTCGTATTGGTCCAGGACGTTGTCTACTCCTAAAAACAGAGACATTCTTCCTTCGAAGAATTTTTTCTCCATCCGTACATTCAGTAGGGTGAAAGGTTTCCCATAGACAACTTTGTTATTTTCTTCTATACTCTTCGTTTGTTGGTCGATTAGAGCCGTACTGGATCCAGCTGTGAAGTCGTTGGTAGTACTATAAAACGGCCGTTTGTCTAAACGTTTGGCACGAAGTGCAAATTCCCAACCGCCAGGTGCATTCACAAAAAAGTTCATTGTTCCTTGATGCAGGGCCCTTCCTTCTAAGGGCCTATCGGTCGTTAGGTCTCTTGTATCAGTTTGGTTGTAACCTAATTCCAGGGCAAAGTATTTAAGAAAACGAACACGGGATCCTGCTTCTACCCCTCTTGTATAGGCACGTTGAACGTTTTTTAATTGGAAGTTTGCAAATTCACTAGTCCTTGTTCCAAAACTATATTGGATGAGATCAGTAATGTCATTTCGGAAAACACTCAGGGAAAGTGTCCAAAATTTAAAAGGGGTATATTCGATGTCTGCGTTAACAGTGGTTGACTTTTCAGGTCTTAGTTTATCGTTTCCATCAACAACATAACCAACTCCAGGATTTTCAAACCGTAAATACAACTCTCGAAAGGAAGGTGGCCGAAAACCTTTTCCGTAACTGGCACGAAAAACAAGTTCACTTGTGATATCTACTTTTGTTGCGATTTTGGGAGTGGTTTGACCGCCAAACTGTGAATCCACGTCATGACGAACTCCGGGAACAAGTCGCCAAACAAATCCTTGGCGCCAAATAATCCATTCATCTTGAATGAAAGCTGCCCTTCTTGTTCGATAGGCATTTCTTCTTTGTAAACGATCTGATTGTAATTCTTCGGAGTAGGATTCTACGCCTGCAGTAACCATGTGGTCTTTATTGATTTCGTGATCAATTTGGGCGACACCTTGCGAGGAAAATTCATTTGTGAATTCTTTTACATCCAACTCATTAGAATTTCGTTGGTCCAATTTATAATGATTTTCCCAACGTGAAAAATTTCCTCGTAAGGAAACCATATTACGTTTTCCGTATGTATATTCTAATGCACCTAAACCGAGAAAGTCGTTTGTTAGATTTGTTCTATCAAAAACTCCGCCATTGGATCTTGAATCGATTCCAGCTTGGTTTCGATTTAAATAATTAATTCCTGTTTTTACTTTAAATTGACCATCAGGATTGAAAGTCATGTTTCCACCTACGTTGGCATCTTGGAATGCATTTCCCGTAGTAGCAGGTGTCCTTGGATCTAAATCATAGGCAGCAGATTGGTTGAACCCACCATAAAAATTGGAAGCAACAAAATCATTTTTAAAACCTACATCGGCGATCATATTCTTTTCGCCTTGGCTTCCGAAATTGGTTTGCCTTCCATTTCCATAGGAAGTTCGGAACTGGTAATGTTCTGGTTTTTCAGCTTGTTTGGTGATGATATTAATCACACCACCAATTGCATCGGCTCCATATAATGAAGACGAACTTCCTTTAACAATTTCGATTCGTTCAATGTTCTGAACTTTAAATCGTGTTAGATCAATGGTATTGTTGAGTCGTCCTGCAACCCGTTGTCCATCCACAAGAAATAAAACGTATTTGGAATCCAAACCCAACATTTGCACTTGAGATCCACCAAAAAAGGGGGTAACATTAATTCCTAGTTGAGTATCGAGCACCTCACCTAGGTTACGTGCGCCTGTTTGTTCAATTCGTTTCCGAGAAATGACTTCTGTCGCAACGGCAGAATCTTTGAGTCGTCGTTCCCCACGAGACCCTGTTACGACAATTCCATTTTTGTTATCTAAATCTTTAAAACGGTCCACTTCCTCTGTTGGATTCTCTTCTTTATTCCCTTCTTGGGGAGCGGTTGTGATCGGAGTTTGTGTTTCTTCGTTTTGAGGATTAGGATTGGTTGTATTCGTGTCTGTAGTTACAGGAGTAGTCGGAACACTTGGTGTTTTCTCAACCGTTTTTGTATTCTTTCCATTTTCACGAGGTTTGGATTGAGAATGAACTTCCCCTATAAACAATAAAAAAAGGCAAAGGATTGGCAAAAGGAAGGGATTAAATAAATACATTAGGGAAGTTTTTTCCATCGGATGGTCGGATAACCTGAAGTTCCCGCATCACTATAATAGTTTTCAATATGGACGGCATAAATAGAAGAACCTGTTCCCGAACGAATTAGATAAATATCTGGCTTCGGTGTTAAATTTCCGATCGTATAGTTATACCATTCGGTCACTAGTGGGTTTCCAACATACACGGCACCAGCACCACCGATTCCTTGAGTGGTAGAAGAACTATCCAAAGTAAAGGAATTACATCCTTGGCTAGCCGCAGAAGTAGAACTTGCCACAGAAAAATCGGTAGTATTACTTTTGCAGGCTCCACCCAAACCAGAACGATTGGTTTCCCCTGAATTGGTGGCCACCTTATACCGGTTAAATGCAATGTCCCAGGTTAACTTATCTTTGTCAGAAAAAGGAATTTGTTTATTTCCTTCAAAATAGAAATAAATATAAAAATCTAAATTACTAGCGTTGATGCGAGTGAGGTAACTCCCGTCCGCTTGTAAACGGGAGAAAACAATTTTATCCAAAGCATTGGGATTCCCTGCATTGATTGCATTGACAATCAACTGATTCACTAAAATTTCTTGGTCCGTCAGGGCTTTTTCCTGACGGGCGCAAAAAAAGAATCCGATGGCAATCAGGCAAATGAAAATCCTTCGCATACTTTATGAATATTATAAAGAATCAGCTATGGAATAGCTAATCTGTGCGGATTGGCCTTTGCTAGGAAGGGCATAAAAGAGAATATAAACGCCAGATGGGTTGTTAGGAGCAGTAATGGAAATCGTTCCAGTTCCATCTAGTTTGTAAGCATCAGGAAAAGCAGCATTGTCATCGACAAGAGTTCCTGCACTATAAGTGATTCCCGTTTTGATAACTTTTGTAGAATCGAGGGGGCAAGATCCCGAACCATACACAATTACTTCGGATTTTCCAGTTAAAGTAAATTTTACAACACCGGTACCAGCATATTTTAATACGGCAGTTGGGTGGCCTACAACAGGAACACTACTAGTTTTAGTAATGGTTCCAGAACCAAGTCCAGAAGTTGTGGTCCAAGTATTGAGAGTTTTACCGTTTGCTGCAATGGAACAGTCCCCAGCCATATTGAATAGAGAGCCAATTGTCACTAAAGTAAGAAGGTCTTTGTCGTTATTTTCTTTTTTTTCACACTGAAGAGAAAGTCCGGCGATCAAACTCAAAAGGATTAATAATTTTGTCTTATTTTGAAGGGATTTCATAGAACCTCGGTCATTTTTATCCAGGCTTAAAGACTGGTAATGAGAATCAAATTCATTTTATTAAATGGCTGAATTTTTTAAATTCACTGGCAGAACTAGGACAGATCTGGTTTGCATCGGGAAAAATTGGGATATCTTCGCATCTTTCTTTTCTAATTTATCTCTCGATTCCTTACAAACGTAAGATTCAAAAAATCAATTGTAAGGAAAAGTATTTTTCGTCTACTATGCCAAGGTCATGTCTCTCAAACAAATCACCATATACATAGAAGAGTTTGATCATGATTTTTATAACCGTATACTTCGCGACATAACGAATATAGAATCTTGTAATGTTCATAGTTTTCATTCCATCTTGGACATCAAACCTGGGTCCATCAAGGAATCGGCTGTCTTTCTATTTTGGAATGATCCTAAAGTTTTAGAGAAACAAAAGTTTATCTTTGAAGAGTTTCCTGAATCACCTTACATATTACTTTCGATTGAACCTTTAACTCCAAACGAGTTGGCAAGAGCGGCCCATCCTACCTTTTTGCACCTAGCAGAAAAAACCTATTCTCTTGGAATTCTAGATTTAGTACTAAATTTTTCTGAACGATTGATTGAAGATATGAATCGATCGATCGCTTATGATAAAATCAGAGAAAAGGTAATCGTCCTTCAAAATGTTTTCGAAGAATCCTTGGATGTCCTCATGCAGATTGATCCAAATACCAAACAGATCATCAATGCGAATAAACAAGCAGTGGTTGTTTTGGAATATCCGTTAGAGGAAATTGTTGGTAAAGAATTTTCATTTTTTATGCCACCTGTGGAAGTCGATGAAGATGAAGAATTCCAAGGCAATCTTATTGAAAGCACAGCTTTGCGAACTAAATCCGGACATTTGATTCCTACGGAATCCTCTTTTCGATTGTTTCCAGTAAATGGAAAAATGGCAATTTGGGCAACCTTTCGCGACATTACAGAAAGGAAACGATCGCAAGAACAGGTAAAAAATCAAAAAGCATTTTATGAGTTTATCTTAGATAACCTAGACTCAGATATCGCAGTGTTAAATTCGAATTTTCAATACGAATATACAAACCCAGTCTTTTTGTCGAATAAAGAGATTCGAAAATGGTTATATAAAAAAACCGATTTAGAGTTGGCTGAAAAATTGGATCTTCCTTCCGATTTTCATGAAAAACGCAAAAAATACTTAGAGATTGCAGCCAAGGAAAATCAAATCGTAGAATTTGAAGAACTCATCCAAGACAGTAACGATAAAGTAACTTATTTATTAAGAAAGTACATTCCTATTGATGATACAGAAACCGATCAGAAAAGGTTCATTAGTTTCGGTGTAGACATTACGGAAAGAAAACTATCTGAAGAAAGAATTACTTACTTAGCTTATTATGATGCACTTACTGGTCTTTCGAATCGAACCTTGTTTATTGATCATGCAAATCAGGCATTAAAGAATCACAAATCAACGGAAACCTTACTTGCATTTTACTTCTTTGATATTGATAACTTTAAATTTATCAATGATAGTTTGGGTCATACCAAAGGAGATATCCTTTTGCAAATGGTTGGGGCAAGACTCAAACGTGTGATGACGGAAGTGGATACTGTCGCACGATTTGGTGGTGATGAGTTTGCTATTTTAAAAGTGGATGTAGCAAACAAAAGTGCAGCCGCAGAGTTTGCACAAAAAATTCTCGATATCCTGAGCCAACCGTTTCATATCATGGGTCGTGATTTATTTACAACAATCAGTATGGGAATTGCTCTTTCTCCTAACGATGGAGTTTCTTCCTCTGAACTTTTAAAAAATGCTGATATGGCCATGTACAAGGCAAAAGAACTAGGTAGAAATAATTATAAATTTTATACCAACGAACTGATCCTTCGTTCTGAAAAAAGATTATACATTGAAAATTCTCTTCGGAAAGCCATTCAAAATGAAGAGTTATTATTATTTTTCCAACCAAAAATTTCAACTCTCACAAATCATGTCTGTGGTGCTGAGGCACTCATTCGTTGGAAACATCCTGAAAGGGGATGGGTTCCTCCTATTGAATTTATCCCAGTTGCAGAAGACTCAGGAATCATCGAAAGAATTGGTGATTGGGTTTTAGAAGAGGCTTGCCGACTCAAAAAAGAATGGAAGGAACTAAATCTTCACACTTTTCCTGTAAGTATAAATGTGAGTGGCAAGCAACTAGCTCGTGCTAACTGGTCACACCGTGTACAATCTACCATTCTCCAATACAATATTGATCCTGTAGAAATTGAACTGGAATTAACTGAAAGTTCCATTATGGAAAATCCAGAAAAGAGTATAGAGGCATTCGAATATTTATCTGGGCTTGGAATCAAAGTATCCATCGATGATTTTGGAACTGGATATAGTTCCTTAAGTTATCTTAAAAAAATCAATGCAGATGTTCTCAAAATTGATAGATCCTTTGTGGTTGATTTGGAATTGAACGAAGATGATCGCGCCATTTGTAAGGCCATTATCAATATGGCACATTCCTTAGGTATGGAAGTAATAGCGGAAGGAGTGGAAAATTCGGCGCAAAGAGATTTACTTCACGATTTAGGCTGCCACATGATCCAAGGATACCTTTATAGCAAACCACTACCTGCTGATGAATTTGTTGCTTTTGTTAGAAATTTTAACGAATCTACTAAAACAAAATAGCCGAATTTAATAATGATGATACGGTTTTTGTCTTTATTGATTCTTATTTTATCTTTTGTACGTGCTGTTCCTGCCGAGTCCCGTGAGGTCAAAAAAAAACCTTCCCCTAAGGTTTCTTCTTCCAACTACTTCGTGAAAAAAGAGGAAAAAAATTTTTCATTACTCATGGAAGCAAGACGATTCGGAAGAGGCGAAGTCATTTTCCTTCGATTAACTCCCAAAGATAAAAAGTGGATCAATGAGTCTTATAAAGTAAGTTGGCTTGGAAAAGATGTAATCCTAACAAAATGGGAAAAGAGTATGGTTGCTTTTTTACCTATCTCTCCCGATACTCCGGCGGGTGCTATGACTCTTGAGATTGTGTCTAAAATCTTTTTTGTCAAACGGGGGCAAAAACAATACCAAATCATTTTAGAACCAACAAAATTCCAAGTAATCAAGAAAAACCAACAGATCAAGGTAGATGATAAATTCGTAACCAAAGAACTACCCAAAGAAACATTGGATTTTATTCAAGAATGTAAAACTGCAAAAGAAGCCGCTTTTTCCAAACAAAGCCGTTTACAATTTACAGGTAATTTCAAAAATCCTTTGGATAAAATTTTTATTACCAGTAAATTCTATGTTAGGCGAGACTATAATAACAAACAAGGTCGGCCACATGGTGGTGTGGACTTTCGAGGAAAAACAGGAACCTCAGTTTACGCGATTCAAGATGGTGTAGTAGTTCTTGCTCGCAAAGCTTACTATGAAGGGAATTTTACGATCATTGATCATGGTAATAAGATATTTTCATTTTATATGCACCAAGATCAAATCAAAGTTAAAGTCGGTGATATTGTTAAACAAGGTCAAGAAATTGGAACCGTTGGTACAACTGGAATGTCAACAGGTCCTCACCTTCATTTAGGAGCTAAGGTCAATGATACTTTAGTAGATCCGCTTTCTTTAATTGCTCTGCAATCGATTTCCGAATCGAATTGAGGATAAAAATTCACGAATACCTTGTTCGTGGATTTCACCTTTTTCCAAATTTTCTGTTATATGTAAAAGAAGTTTATCGTGATTTGGCGTATCAACAAGGATAAATCCTGTTTTCGCATAACGGGGACGTAGTAGGTCATAAAAAGTCCAAAACTTAGAAGTGAGAATAAAAGGTTCCAATTCTTTTTGTTGGATTTCTTGGATATCCTCAATATCACCTTTGCTTACCTGAATTTTTAAAAATTCCGAAAATTCTGCCACTGCTTGGTTTTCTTGGAAACCAAGGTAATCAGGAAAATAGAAGATCCTAACAAATGGATAACGTTCGGCATCGTGATCACTGAAGGCAAGTAGACCCGCAATTTGCCCTGCTCCCGTTTTATTTTCCATAGTTAAGTTTTCAGGTTTGAAAAAATAAAATCCTTCGGGAAGGGTAAATCCAAACTGCAATTCTTCATTCCAATATTGGTTGTTGTTTGTAACAGCCCAATCATTTAGATCTTTTTCTTCAATTTGGTATTTGTTTTTAAAAAGGAGATAAGCTGATAAAACTTCTGCACCTTGTAATGCTTTAAAGGCAATCAGTGCGTTACTTGCGATGAGACAGGCTGCCAAAAGAAGGCGCGCATATTCGGCAAGGTGTAAAACTCGAATGAGAAAAGCAATGGCCACCAGTATAAACAAAAATACAGTTCCGGCCTCAAAAACCAAAACTTCAGCAAGCCAAAGTGCAAAGATAAAAAGGATTACAACACCTAGTTCAATGAATGGATGGAAGGTTTCTGTCCAATACAGTTGGATAATATACAAACTAACATAAGTAAGGAACAATCCAACTACTAGAGAAACAATGCAGAGGGCAAAAATATAATGCCAAGGTAAGTGGGATTCGTGGTAAATAAAAAAAGGAATGGCAATGATGGAGTAGAGTATAAGTAAATTTCTTGTGGTTTTTGGAGCCAAGAATTTGGCAAAGAAACCACTTGCATGATTTTTGATTTTAGTTAGTATTTGCAACATGTCGGCGATTACAGACTTCTTTCAAAAAATCCAAAACCAAATTATAGAAATCCAAACTACCATCAACCAGATCAAAACTAGTTGGGAGAATTTTCAAAAGTTTTGGGATTTATTTTTTACTTTAGTCCCTTGGGAAGTTCTCCTTTTACTTATCTTTTCTGTCATCCTCCTTTCCATTTTCAATTCAGTTTCTCCCAAAACTCCCAAGGCAAACCTTACTGTTTCAGTTTTGTTACTTTCTGCACTTTGGATCTATTTTTGGGGATTGTTTTCCCAAGAAATTTCTTATGGAAAGGTAATCTTTGCTTCCCTCTACATTCTTTTTCCCCTACATGCCATTGGCCTCGGGCAATGGGTTTATGGATGGGGAAAACAAATCTATTGGAAAAAAAGAAGAATTGCGCCCGTATTGTGGGATTCTGCCCTGCACCAACTTTCTTTGGACTACCACCAATTGGTAGGCAAAGCCCATTTGTATCATGACAAAATCCAAGAGAATCGTGGCAGTTTGTTAGAAGAATTGGACCGATTGGACCAGTCCATAAAAGGAATCAGATCTTTGCTTTTGCAAGAGAAACCAATACCAAACAAAAATTCAGAAGAAAGCTAAGGTTTTCTCAGTTATCAATAGGGCGAACATCATATTGACTAAATTGGTAGATACATGCGAACTAGTGTGTACCGGTGAATCCTAAAGTTAAAAGAAATAGAAAAAATAAAAAACTTAGGTTTGTTCCGTTAATTACCAACGATAAAATCGTAATGAGATAGAAGGAAAAATTCTTTTTCCTTCTGAAAGTAAGAGTCAATAAAGTCCAACCCAATCTGAAAAGAGAAAGTAATGCTAAAAAAACAATTTCGTACAAGAGAGAAAGATTTACTTTTTTAGTGAAATAAAAAGCCAAACTCACTAAGCAAAGTAGAGAGAGTAATAAATCAAGAAATAGGGCTTTCATATTTAGTTTACAAATCTCTCAAGAGTTAGCTGATACATTTTGATCCGACATGACCAAAGGTAAAAAACCTTACCTACCTATCACTTTCGGAAAAAATCCCAATGCACTTTGCACATCATTATCATGCGCAGGAATGATTTGCAGAGTTGGATTGTTTTGGATTAGATCGTGGACTCTTGCGATCTCTTCGCCAAGACTTTCTGTATCAAAATCCACAATCCATCTAGCCCCTCTTGGTTTGTGTTTTTTTTCTAAAAAGCCTTCCCGTCGCCAAACTATATCTCCGGTAAGAAAGAAAACCTCTCCATTGTCGGTATGTAAGAATAAACCTACAGACCCTTCGCTATGTCCTTTCATTGGAACAAAAACAACCGTTCCATCCCCATACAAATCCAAACTCTTCGCATAAGATGCATAAGGTGTATTGGAAAACTTTAAGTGACTCCAATGGACGGAATCTCCATCAAATTGAGAAGGAATGTAACCTAATTCAATTTTAGGATCATTTAGTTCCTCAGGTAAACTGTGGATTTTTGCCCAAGGAAAATCTTTTAAACCACTTGCATGGTCCCAATGAAGATGAGAAAAATATACATCCTGAATCGACTTGGGAGTGATTCCATTGGATTCCAATTGTTCGTAGGCAGTTTGGAAAGGTTTGTAATCCATTAAAAGTTTTAAATACAAAGGAAAAATTTGAAACTGTTCTTTGACTTTGCTCCCGAGTCCTGTATCAAATAAAAAATTCCCCTTAGGATGTTGGATATAAAAGGCGGAATGTGCCACTGTCACTGTTTTGAAGACAGACCCACCTTCTTTAACAAAACCTTCCAAGGTTTTTGCTTCTCCTGTTTTTAAAATCGAAAAAACCAAATTTGATTTTCCCTGCGGTTTAGGGATGGAAGAAGAATTTGTTTTCTTGTCCGCGATGTAGGTAGGAATCTTTTCTTTGGGATAACCAAGGAAGTATAGAAAAAAAATAATTACAGATGTTAGGCTAATGATTAAAAGAATTTTTGATTTGGATGGGAGTTTCATTTTTAAAATTTCCTATATAAATTTAGTTTTGTTTGAAAAGTAATTCTGCAGTTTTTGCAGCCACACGCAGCGGTTCCGGTGATTTTTGTAGTTTTGCCAGTAACAAAGCACCTTCCCATAAAGAGAGTAGGGAAAGTGAAAGATTTTTTGCGTTACGTGCTGTGTATCCCTTTCCTACGAGGTAGGTTTCAAAAGTTTTTAACCAAATGGAATATACTTCTTTGCATGTATCTGAAACTGCAGGAACTGAGCCTGAAGTTTCCATTGCTGTTGTGGCTATGGGGCATCCTTTTTTATAATCACTGGAAATAATTCGTTCTTCCAAAACATGGAACACCTGTTTGATGGCCTGAGTTGGAGATTCCGCTTCTGCGAGTACCGATTGGAAAAATAAATTCAATTGGTTTCCAGAATGGAGGAGAGCAAGGTTTGTGAGTTCGTCTTTTCCGCCAGGAAAGTGAAAATAGAGAGAACCTTTGGGTGTCCCGGTTTCCTTTCCAAGTTCAATAATACCTGTGGCTTCATACCCGGATTCCTCCAAAAGACCAGCCATAACCTCGATCATTTTCTGTTTGGTTTCGATTCCTTTTTTTCCCACAAAGCCAGTCTATTGCAAGATAATAGACCGGTCAACATAAAAAATAGGGGTTCCTTTTCCCCTTCCAAATGTGGAAGATCCAAATCAGGATTTTGATGTTATGGGAAAGAGCAGGCAAGGAAAAGATAATGACCTGTTTGCCAAACGCAGTTTTTCCTTTTCGATTTCTCTCATTTCCCTCTAGAATAAATCTCATTGTTTTTTTCAGAGTCCGCCGATAAACTAAGTAGTACGGATTTCGGGACGAAGTATGATCAATAAGAAGCCATCGCTTACAGGAAGACAAAAGGCCGCCATCTTTTTGGTTGCGGTTGGAAACGAAGTGGCCTCCGAAATCTTCAAACACCTCCGGGAAGACGAGATCGAACAAATCACGTTTGAAATTGCTCGTTTAGATAAAATCACTCCAGAAGACAAAGAAAAGGTGCTCGTTGAGTTCAATGAACTCATGATGGCCCAAGAGTTTATCACCAATGGTGGTATCGACTTTGCCCGTGGATTACTCGAAAAAGCTCTCGGAAATCAGAAAGCCATCGATATCATCAACCGGCTTACTTCGTCTTTACAAGTAAGGCCCTTTGACTTTATCCGAAGGACTGACCCGGCCCACCTCCTTAACTTTATCCAGGGGGAACACCCTCAGACCATCGCACTCATTCTTTCCTATTTGGATCCGCAAAAAGCATCCAATATCTTATCGAACTTACCACACCAAATCCAAGCGGAAGTGGCCAAACGGATTGCAACGATGGACCGGGTATCACCGGACGTACTCCGTGAGGTAGAACGGGTGTTAGAGCGTAAACTCTCTACTCTTGCATCTGAGGATTATACCTCGGCAGGGGGTATTGACTCTGTAGTGGAAATTCTAAACCTTGTAGACCGGGGAACAGAAAAAACCATCATCGAGGCCTTGGAAGAGGAAGATCCGGAACTTGCAGAAGAGATCAAAAAACGGATGTTCGTATTCGAAGATATCGTTTTACTCGACGACCGTGCGATCCAAAAGGTAATGCGTGAAGTAGATAACACGGATTTGGCGAAAGCACTTAAGTCTGTGGACTCGGAAGTACAAGATAAAATCTTTAAAAACATGTCCAAACGTGCTGCCAACTTACTCAGGGAAGATATGGATTTTATGGGTCCTGTTCGATTGAAAGACGTGGAAGACGCTCAGCAAAAAATTGTAAACATCATCCGTAAACTGGAAGAAGCGGGCGAGATCGTTGTGGCTCGTGCGGGAGAAGACGAACTTGTGGTATAACACCCACAAGTTATTTTCTACTTTTTCTTAATCGAAATTTAAAACTAATTTTAATTATCTTTATTTCGTTTACTGAATTTTCCCCATTTTGGTGGAAATTCAATCAGGGCATCTTTCGGAGAAATTTCCCCACGTTCTAATTTTTGGTTTAGTGTGATGAGTTTATGTAAGTTTCCCATCGAAAAAGAAAATTCTGTAATATCAAAATCATCCAATCTTACTTTTGCATTACTGCAAAATAGTTTTAATTCGGAAAGTATCAAAGTGACTCTGGCGTTGGCATATCGCGCTACGATCTCTTCAAATTCTTCCTCATTAAAAAATTCTTTTTCTAAGTCGTAATCGAATTCTTGTCGGATGAGATCAATGAGTGACAATCCGAGTTCTTTGGAGACTAAAACCACATAATCAAACTTGGAGCGGATCCAATCTTCGGATTCCAGAAGTTCTACGGCAGACCTTGGAATGTTCAGTTTTTCGGATAATTCGATTCTAG
Protein-coding regions in this window:
- a CDS encoding TonB-dependent receptor plug domain-containing protein, translating into MYLFNPFLLPILCLFLLFIGEVHSQSKPRENGKNTKTVEKTPSVPTTPVTTDTNTTNPNPQNEETQTPITTAPQEGNKEENPTEEVDRFKDLDNKNGIVVTGSRGERRLKDSAVATEVISRKRIEQTGARNLGEVLDTQLGINVTPFFGGSQVQMLGLDSKYVLFLVDGQRVAGRLNNTIDLTRFKVQNIERIEIVKGSSSSLYGADAIGGVINIITKQAEKPEHYQFRTSYGNGRQTNFGSQGEKNMIADVGFKNDFVASNFYGGFNQSAAYDLDPRTPATTGNAFQDANVGGNMTFNPDGQFKVKTGINYLNRNQAGIDSRSNGGVFDRTNLTNDFLGLGALEYTYGKRNMVSLRGNFSRWENHYKLDQRNSNELDVKEFTNEFSSQGVAQIDHEINKDHMVTAGVESYSEELQSDRLQRRNAYRTRRAAFIQDEWIIWRQGFVWRLVPGVRHDVDSQFGGQTTPKIATKVDITSELVFRASYGKGFRPPSFRELYLRFENPGVGYVVDGNDKLRPEKSTTVNADIEYTPFKFWTLSLSVFRNDITDLIQYSFGTRTSEFANFQLKNVQRAYTRGVEAGSRVRFLKYFALELGYNQTDTRDLTTDRPLEGRALHQGTMNFFVNAPGGWEFALRAKRLDKRPFYSTTNDFTAGSSTALIDQQTKSIEENNKVVYGKPFTLLNVRMEKKFFEGRMSLFLGVDNVLDQYELTYNPIRPRFYYGGLQATF
- a CDS encoding HmuY family protein encodes the protein MNQLIVNAINAGNPNALDKIVFSRLQADGSYLTRINASNLDFYIYFYFEGNKQIPFSDKDKLTWDIAFNRYKVATNSGETNRSGLGGACKSNTTDFSVASSTSAASQGCNSFTLDSSSTTQGIGGAGAVYVGNPLVTEWYNYTIGNLTPKPDIYLIRSGTGSSIYAVHIENYYSDAGTSGYPTIRWKKLP
- a CDS encoding M23 family metallopeptidase gives rise to the protein MMIRFLSLLILILSFVRAVPAESREVKKKPSPKVSSSNYFVKKEEKNFSLLMEARRFGRGEVIFLRLTPKDKKWINESYKVSWLGKDVILTKWEKSMVAFLPISPDTPAGAMTLEIVSKIFFVKRGQKQYQIILEPTKFQVIKKNQQIKVDDKFVTKELPKETLDFIQECKTAKEAAFSKQSRLQFTGNFKNPLDKIFITSKFYVRRDYNNKQGRPHGGVDFRGKTGTSVYAIQDGVVVLARKAYYEGNFTIIDHGNKIFSFYMHQDQIKVKVGDIVKQGQEIGTVGTTGMSTGPHLHLGAKVNDTLVDPLSLIALQSISESN
- a CDS encoding sensor domain-containing protein, translated to MSLKQITIYIEEFDHDFYNRILRDITNIESCNVHSFHSILDIKPGSIKESAVFLFWNDPKVLEKQKFIFEEFPESPYILLSIEPLTPNELARAAHPTFLHLAEKTYSLGILDLVLNFSERLIEDMNRSIAYDKIREKVIVLQNVFEESLDVLMQIDPNTKQIINANKQAVVVLEYPLEEIVGKEFSFFMPPVEVDEDEEFQGNLIESTALRTKSGHLIPTESSFRLFPVNGKMAIWATFRDITERKRSQEQVKNQKAFYEFILDNLDSDIAVLNSNFQYEYTNPVFLSNKEIRKWLYKKTDLELAEKLDLPSDFHEKRKKYLEIAAKENQIVEFEELIQDSNDKVTYLLRKYIPIDDTETDQKRFISFGVDITERKLSEERITYLAYYDALTGLSNRTLFIDHANQALKNHKSTETLLAFYFFDIDNFKFINDSLGHTKGDILLQMVGARLKRVMTEVDTVARFGGDEFAILKVDVANKSAAAEFAQKILDILSQPFHIMGRDLFTTISMGIALSPNDGVSSSELLKNADMAMYKAKELGRNNYKFYTNELILRSEKRLYIENSLRKAIQNEELLLFFQPKISTLTNHVCGAEALIRWKHPERGWVPPIEFIPVAEDSGIIERIGDWVLEEACRLKKEWKELNLHTFPVSINVSGKQLARANWSHRVQSTILQYNIDPVEIELELTESSIMENPEKSIEAFEYLSGLGIKVSIDDFGTGYSSLSYLKKINADVLKIDRSFVVDLELNEDDRAICKAIINMAHSLGMEVIAEGVENSAQRDLLHDLGCHMIQGYLYSKPLPADEFVAFVRNFNESTKTK
- a CDS encoding MBL fold metallo-hydrolase, with the protein product MKLPSKSKILLIISLTSVIIFFLYFLGYPKEKIPTYIADKKTNSSSIPKPQGKSNLVFSILKTGEAKTLEGFVKEGGSVFKTVTVAHSAFYIQHPKGNFLFDTGLGSKVKEQFQIFPLYLKLLMDYKPFQTAYEQLESNGITPKSIQDVYFSHLHWDHASGLKDFPWAKIHSLPEELNDPKIELGYIPSQFDGDSVHWSHLKFSNTPYASYAKSLDLYGDGTVVFVPMKGHSEGSVGLFLHTDNGEVFFLTGDIVWRREGFLEKKHKPRGARWIVDFDTESLGEEIARVHDLIQNNPTLQIIPAHDNDVQSALGFFPKVIGR
- a CDS encoding TetR/AcrR family transcriptional regulator, encoding MGKKGIETKQKMIEVMAGLLEESGYEATGIIELGKETGTPKGSLYFHFPGGKDELTNLALLHSGNQLNLFFQSVLAEAESPTQAIKQVFHVLEERIISSDYKKGCPIATTAMETSGSVPAVSDTCKEVYSIWLKTFETYLVGKGYTARNAKNLSLSLLSLWEGALLLAKLQKSPEPLRVAAKTAELLFKQN